GAGTCTTCATGTTCCCACAGTAGTGTACTTCTAATCACAGTGCTATGAGTGGTGATGATGaaatctgaaaagcaaatttttagttgttttctGAGTGGAAAGATACATTATATAAAAGCATCCAAACTTTATAAATATTCATGTGTCTTCTCCAAATGATGCTGAAAGGatgaaataaaacatcaaattttcaaatttttactAGAATTTTCTTTCTATGCATGTAAGTAAGCCAGCATTTCATCTTGCAATTATGATGATGCCCTGCAATTTCAGGATGCTTTGGATCACCTTAGAGGGGAAATCTCTTTTTCAAGAGCAGGGGAAGAACAGTCTAATCATGAAAGTGCAGCATACTGAGACCAAGTGTCTCCTTGCAGGACATCTGCACATCCACAAGCCCTTGTGTTCACTGAAGGATATGTAATTGTAAATTTATGTCCTATTCTGTGCCAGAGACCATGCTGCCTGGCACAAACCCCTTTTATGTATAATATTTGCAGTCACATCATGGTTGCTTGTCTGATATGTTCTAATGCAGTCTGGGACTAATGAAAAAACTTGTGAAAATGAGTCTGAAAACAAActtttcctcagtttcatcAGTAATATCTTTGGGATCATCATATAGCTTTGATAACACAGCtgtgtacaaaaaaaaaaagaaattctaaatCTTGACcttataaagtatttttatgtaAGGTGCAGAATTACAGTAATGTATTGTAATAGCAAAGTTATTCAAGAAAGTTTTTCTTCTGAGCTTATGTTGCCAGAGCCAatgaaatttaatatttttcttttgaaattgaAGTGTATAGCCTTTAACACTGTGAAAATAACTGTTTCAGGTTTGGACTATGCATAACAGGTTAGGAGCATTCCTAACTCTGCAGTGAATGTCAGCTCAGTGTCTGTCACATACCTTGTTTCTTCTGGTCTATTCTTCATTAATGAGGGGTTACAGCTGTGATCTGTGATCTGTTCCCAAAGAACAGCTCTGTATTACATGGATGCATGCTATTCTATAAGAAATGTTAGTATTTCCACTTCTTTCTTGTTCATAGAACttaaaaaatgaactttctgcaaagaaaaattgGCTATCTAAAGAGTGGAAATATCAATCATGGGGATAAAATGCAGTCATAATGTTTAACATTAGGAGACCTCTTTGTAGTTGCCTTATCACCTGATAGAGATTTTGATACAGTAGTTGCAGCCTCTAGCTTTTAATTTCTACATGCCATGCTTTTTATAAACACCCTGTTTCACCAGGAAGACTCACAATTCTGCTTCTGCAGTCACATTTCTATGTCTTGTATTTCACGCCACCTTGTTCTTTGTTGGTGTGATACCAGGGTGGAGGTTTATAGGCTAAATCCAGCTTAGGAGACACAACCACTGAAACCATTACCTTACTATTTGAGGAAACAAGGAGTAGCCAAAATTCTGCAGGAGGATACTTTCAACAGCATACTGGCAACCTGTCCTCTCTGTGCTCTGGTGGCTTTAAACATGGTCACAAGTACAACATCCAGAAATACAGCATGTAATGGGGTGGTgtttgcaccacttaattagtggtttGTCCGAAGTTTCTTCTGTCCTCATTCAGAGCGAggattaaaaagcaaaaaggagaCAAATTTTGTTATGTTTGGGCTTAGTTGTTTGTTAAATCTCGTCTAAAGTACAGAAAATTCAGCAATacttctagctaccagctaGAAGCgagcaaaatggaggtgaatcCAGCtaggtctcttaaagctaaacagtccaatagaaAATTAACACCtaaattatttatacttttgacccaataaccaaacttCCGTGACCCTCAGTACAGCACTAACTGTCCAACCGGAAACCACTACCTGAATCCATGAAGAAGGAAGGTGAACACCAAAAAGgagacaacacccaaaatccttcatcttgtcccatacctattactgtATTATAAAAACCTCCAATTTAAACCCCTTCACTGTGTGAAATCACACgcttctatttaactacacacccatgaCTTTAACTCCATCATGCAAATTTgaggcctcaggtcaaaagcagtgttctccagggggtcagtgccagaaagcacagaaagctcaaaacccccaggtttctgggatccaacaatAGCACAGACTGGTATGTTATCCAGCACcttcttcccatttttcttaCCTCTTGCTTAGCTGTTTTTTATCTTTATCAATACAGATACCACAGCCTGCGAATCGGAGGAACGGTTATTTCACAAACTCTTCTCCCAGTACAACCAGTTCATTAGGCCAGTGGAAAATGTGTCTGATCCTGTCACGGTGTATTTTGAACTGGCCATTACCCAGCTTACAAATGTGGTAAGACTCACTACAGAATGCTGCTGAGCTTTGGGGGTGGTTGTAAACACATGCAAATCACTGAAGCAGGAGATGTAGTTGTGATGGCTGCATGCACCCACAACTCTCCTAGCTTTCATTTCATGTGTGTCTAAGTGCACATGCTGAGACCTTTGCTGTTCTTTCAGTCAGATGAGTTGTTCCAGTTGCTTGGACAAGTGGTTTGAATGGCATAGATTCATTTCCTCACTCTGTATCATCAAACCCCTCTGCCTCAGGtagcagccctgggctctgtaAGCCAGTATACTTCTGCTCTAGAGGTTTTGCATAGAAATTCAAAACACTGTGATACAGGTACCATTTTCCTTGAATCTCAACCAATTCTGTGCTGTGaaataaaagccttttaaaCACTGAATCCAACAAAATGCAAAGCCACAAGAAGAACCTTATTCCTCTGGTACAGGTCACAGTTCTAGGTTGTGTGCTGTCCAGATACTCAGATACCCAGATACTGCCTGGCAAAAGAGTgcagttttctgtatttctgataTTTATGGAGATTGATTTTTCAGTGaagttttgttaatttttcagtAGGGTTGCACACAACAGTGTACAATGTGTAAACCTCTTGGAAGATGTTGGAAAAAACCTGCTATCAGTTAATGTGAAATTCTATCTTCCAGTTTTATGGACTAAGTTTTTGGATATCTTAGGATGCTGTAACTGTTTATGCCTGTGTTTCTTAATAGGATGAAGTCAATCAGATTATGGAAACAAATTTGTGGCTAAGACATGTAAGTGACTGTGTTGTGTTTCTTGTGCATTTTGCATAGAAATGATGAAATGTGTGTTACTTGTATGTTACATCTATAGAATAAGTTCTTGTTTAGTTacaaggattttaaaaaactattaaGAAGGAGCTCCACAattgaaaaagtaatttcttcattctttttaCCTATAAGttgcatcttcttttttttcctgtgggatATACTCTTCTCCAACTTCACGATGAttggttttcttctggaaaacCTAGCTGGATGTACTCCTTAAAAAGTGATTAAATATGTAGCTTTGCAGTCCTAGGTCATGACACCAAAATATTTACTAGAAAAAGAACATGCCTCCATTATTCCTGATAGTTTTCAAGTTTTTACATAGATAAGAATCCTTAGGGGACCTAAACTGCTGAGAAGATATAGCTAACTTGCACCATTTTTTCAGACACTGATTGTGGTCCATGCAAAGTTTCCTGTAAGAGAAACAGTACTTACGATAGGTGAGAGACCATGAGCGTGGCCCCATGATAGGGCAATAGAGAGCAGTGCAAGAGAGCTCCTGTGCATCCCTTGCTGCCCTGACCTGGTATGTCAGTACTCCTGCAGAGCCAATACTGTCTTCTGGCAGCAGATGCCTGTTCGTGTGCAGGTGGGCCAAACACAGGGCTGCTATTCTCCTCTGGTGCTGTCCTCTCACCTGtggggtgctgcagcagggccccTATTTTCTCTCAGCAGTGAGGAGCTAACCTTTCACAGACAAGGCTCTCTACTGTTTTCTCAAGACAGAGGAGTGATCTCAGCATGGCAGCAGTTCATAGCAATTAGCACCCCATCCCATCACAGAGAAGGGAGTATCAATCAGTGGGAGCAGTATTCACACATGTCCAGTGTTGCTCCAGGTCATGGCCTTGCAGTCTTTTGGACCATTGTCCCCTTCTCCACATGCTACACTTTATTATATTCCTCTCATTTTACAGGAAGATTTGAGAAGCAGATATTTGTTCATAATTTGAGGTTTTATAATCCTTGTCCATTCTTCTTTCAGATTTGGAATGACTACAAACTGCGATGGGATCCCAGACAGTATGATGGCATTGAATTTGTTCGGGTACCAGCAGATAAAATTTGGAAACCAGATATTGTCTTGTATAATAAGTATGATGATTAATTTTACCAATTTTATTGATTCGTTTgaatttttctctcaaaaataTCCTCTTACAGAAACCATTACAATTTCATGgtaatttttttgcctttgcctCATTTGTCTTTCCAGTGCTGTGGGAGATTTTCAAGTTGAAGGCAAGACCAAAGCCCTCCTTCGCTATGATGGAATGATCACCTGGACCCCACCAGCTATTTTCAAAAGCTCCTGTCCTATGGATATTACCTTTTTCCCATTTGATCATCAGAACTGTTCACTTAAATTTGGCTCATGGACCTATGACAAAGCCAAAATTGATCTTCTCATTATTGGATCCAAAGTAGATATGAATGACTTTTGGGAAAATAGTGAATGGGAAATAGTTGATGCTTCTGGCTACAAACATGATATCAAATATAATTGCTGTGAAGAGATCTACACAGACATAACATATTCCTTTTATATTCGAAGGTTGCCGATGTTCTACACCATAAATCTGATCATTCCCTGTCTTTTCATCTCATTCCTGACTGTGTTAGTTTTTTACCTGCCATCTGACTGTGGTGAGAAGGTTactctttgcatttctgtgcttcttTCTTTGACTGTATTTTTATTGGTGATCACAGAAACAATCCCATCCACTTCTTTAGTAATTCCCCTAGTTGGTGAATATTTACTCTTCACAATGATATTTGTCACCCTGTCGATTGTCATCACAGTGTTTGTCCTCAATATACATTACAGGACTCCAACGACACACACAATGCCCAAATGGGTAAAAACCATCTTTCTTAGCCTGCTCCCCAAAGTCCTGTTGATGCAGAGGCCACTagaacagcagaagaaaattacctccagaaaaaacaagaaagtaTCAGACAGCAAGTTGGGCAAGTCAAAGCACAGCAAGCACAAAGACACCAAATTGCACAAGGAGCAGCGGTGCCGTCACTGTGACAAGGCGACTGAACTCCCTACCACCAAAAGACGGCTGAGCCATCAGTCACTGAAATGGGTGGCAGAGCACACGGAGTACTCCCCAGAGGTGAAGGATGTCATTAGCAACGTCCAGTTCATCGCAGAGAACATGAGGTCTCAAAATGAAACCAAAGAGGTAAGGGAGGTAACCATCCCATTAGGGCTGGTGGAGTGCCTGTGTGTAAAGATCAGGGGCTTGGTCAGCAGGGCACCTGGTAGGAGTGTTACAGACCACCTAGGCAGGATGAGCAGGCAGATGATGCATTCTACAGGAGGCTGGAAGAAGTATCATAATCACCTGCCCTTGTTTTCATGAGGGACTCCTACTTGCCAGGAGGCTGCTGGGAACTATAACACAGAGAAGGATCAATCTAGGAGGTTCCTGGAGTATGTGGAAGATGATTTCCTGACACAGGAAGCAAGCCAATAAGGGAAGGTGCCCCACTGCATACACTGTGAACAGAGAAGGCTAGTGGGAGATGTGACAATGTGCACACAGCACCACAGAATGACAGTTTTTAGTTTGGGGTAGAGTTATAAGGTGCCAGCAGAACTGGATCTCCAGCAGCTAGACTTTGGCCTGTTTAGGAAATTGATTGCCAGAGTCCCTTTGAACTGAGTCCTGGAGGTCAGAGGAGTCCATGCAGGCTGGACGTGATCTAAGAAGGAAATCCTAAAGGTACAGAAGCAGTAAGACAAGTTGCTGGGGAAGAAGACTATCTAATGGGTTTGCTTGTGTGAGGTCataatgtttttcatttttgggaTTACTCTTGTAGAAAATGGTGCACATTGGAATTTAAAGGATTCTGGGGCCACATTCTCGTGTGTAAATACAGGGAACTAAAAGAAGCtgcaaaagtattttctgaCACCAAGAACAcacaaagagcagaaattctCTGACActtcaagatatttttaaaagtgtttagAACCTAATGAAATATATATCTTTGATCTGTCAtggaatttttgcttttgtttttgaagttttttaGGTGCTCTATGATGGTAAAATCCATTTCAAAGCTAAATACTGCTGtatttatattgaaaaaaacTTTATAAGGGAAATGTTGATATGCATACTTTCTGTCAGAATATTTTGTTGAAATTCACACAACTTCTGTGAAACCTAAAAATGACCTGTATTCATCCCTTCCTTTATGCCCTGCAGAAAAGGTTTCATCTAAAAGCAAAATCTATAAATTTCTGAATAATGGAGTAGAGTTAAGCTGGTGACTGAATTCACAGAGTGAGCATGTAGTTCACACCAGCCTGAAGCTAAAGACAGGAATCTATCACCATGAGGGGGATGAGGACTGAGCTGAGCCCCGCTTAGTACCTTATGGACTAGTGCTTTGCTTAACCCAAACATTTCAGCCCTGCTCTTATTATCACACCAGCTGCATAAAACATATCCATGCACTGATTCAGCTGCTTTCTCTGATGCTCTCCCAAAAAGAAGTTTTGCATACAGTCTTCCAAATAACTTGCTCAGGAGAAGTCTTCCTTTCCTAATTTCACTGATTTGCATTTTGCAGATCTCTTCTACCACGTGATATTTTATTCTCAGTCCAGTGTGTTCGTTAGGAGCTTTGTATCTTACCTTTCAGAATATACTAGAGATGGAAAGCATGAATTTTCATTTACAAAGATCcaatttttggggaaaaaacaggatttgTTCTCAGGCAAGCTCtgataaaaattattctggagGCTGCTTCTGCTTCAGCCAGATATACAAAGCAATATGGGTGGTGTTATGTACTTGTCCTGTATAAATAAAAGCCCTTTAAATATTGTAGAATCACTTTCAGCTGTTGGAGTTTACCCTGCGTGTTCTTTCATGAAAAGTAGAGCTTCCATTTCTGATTCTCAGAAGTCCTCCAAAATTCTTCCCTGACTAGCTTCTATTCATGGTTATGTTACTACCATGGCCACCCTCTCTTTAATAACATTCCTATCACTCAACCCATCATTAATGACTATTATATCTGTCCTCTCAGTAGCTCTGGGAGATTGGATAGAATTAAACATacaaacaacattttttaacatttgttaaaatacaaatttgtaAAGTCTTTATTTATCTGTTTCTTACAGGTAAATCATAATAATAAGGTAAATAATTCTGGCCTGAATTGCGATTATCATAGTTTACAACTTCAAACTTACCCTACTTAAATTTTGCATATTCTCCCCAATACCTGCTGCTGTATTCCTCACCCTCAATGCTATCAAAATCCTAAACCCAGTATTTTCTTGGAGGAAAATATAGTAAGATTGGGAAAACAAGTGGAATCCCTCAGCAGAGAGCTCTTAACTAGTCACTAGTCTATATGCGTGAATGGTCTGATGCAGTGTTTCTTGTGCAGTACAAGTTTAAAGGTGCAGTTTAGAGGACAGCAGCTTAATTGAATGTGGTTCTAAGGTCTGTCTCTCAGCCATACAAAATCCACTCTGTCTTGCTTAGCACACCACACTGCAGTTTGCTCAGTTGGAAACCTTGCTTTGCCATGGTCcatgtgtccatgtgtccaGTTTCCTGAAATAATTGGAGCTTGATTGGCAAGACAGTGTTTCAAATCAGTCTGTGCAAATGGCAAACTGTGTCTTGAGTGGTCAGTCAGGATAAATCCTTCAACATGTTTTAGTGTTGTGCAGCTATGGTGGCTGCTGTTAAACTACACTACTCTGCACCCACCACATGATTAGGTCTTATTTGTTAATAGCAGCATCACAACCATGGATGGCCTGCCCTCAAACTCGAATATCTAGAGCAATTCAGCAGACTAGGACAGTGTTGCATGTTCTCAGCCAAAAGTGGTAAAATACCATTAGAAAATCAGCTCCCTCTAAAGACTTGAAAACTGCAGCAACTATAAGCATGACAAGCAACATTCCTGACTTGCATGTGTGCTTTTCCTCACATTCAAAAACACAACTGACATTTCTATTGAATAATGTCAACCCACAATTTTATGTAACATTATATATGTAATttatccttctctttttttattctcttgcaGGTGGAAGATGATTGGAAATATGTAGCTATGGTGATAGACAGAGTATTTCTCTGGGTATTTATAATCATTTGTGTGTTTGGGACTGTAGGGCTCTTCATCCAGCCACTAATAGCAAAGGCGTAACTCGATCCACTGCTTTTTATCCACTTCTGatcttgtttcattttcagttcaGAAATTTATCTTCTATTTCTCTCCTCTAACCTAACCCCTCTGCTCACCACCTCATCAGAACCTAGCCACAGAGGGTCCCAGAACAATGACGTAGGTTTGAAATCAGACAGATCTTAAGCATTTAATTATACTTGAAGACAAACGGACTTAACATTAGAATGTGTTACCATGTGGGGCATACACATTTGAAAACTACATgcttctaaaattttctaaaattagTTTGATCTGCCACTTACCTTTCCATGTGGCCAAAGTCCCCTTTACTTCCTGATACTAAGTACCAAGACCCTGATGAGCTTCAGTAGGATTTCCAAGCCACATATCTCATCAGGTTAACTGTGGTCCTAGTCCACAGGTTCTGCTCTGAAAACTCTTGTTTGCTCAGGCTCAGACATAAACTCAACAGAGAAAGGTTTGTCTCTGAATAGCTACTTGTCATAGACAGAATTGATTTgaggttttgtgtttttaaaaccCAAGACCAACCTAGATTATGCACATCCTGGCAGAAGAAGGCTGGATACCATGAATCCTATGCAAAGCTGAGCACCTTGTTTCAaacagctgtgcagcagtgtTCTGTTTCCTGGCTCCTCATgggtctgtgctgtgtgtgcaaaCCTGTAACTGTAGGGCTGAGGTTGCTGCTCTGTAACCAGGTCCCAATCTTAGTGTGCTTCCTCCTGAAACTCCTATCAGATGTGTTCCTGATGTGGTTTCTATAAAATGTGCATGGTTTAAGTACCTCATTTGTTTATATTCCTGTAAGTTTTGTGCTGAAGGGTTCTTCTTTAAAAGCACCAGTACAATTAAATCAAATGGCTCCAAAAATACAAAGGCCTTCCCTCATATAAGAGCCTCTAAATTTAACTGTACAGTGTCAATGCAGTATTTTCAGTGTCTGTCATGCATCAGTCTCTGCTCTGATTGAATATCATCAATCCTTGGAAAGTAAGACTCTCTGTTTCTGAAGTCATTGACTGGCCTTTTActcttttttcatgtttcataaTAAAGAGAATATGAATGAATTAGTGTATATGTTAGAGATAAAGGTGGAATGACAAGCGTATAACTGTCTTAATCCACCCAGTCATGATTGTAGAAGAACAAGTAGAAGTTTTCTGTAATCCCCCTGAATGTTGTTCAATTATGTAGTGACTGACATACAGATGTATGAAAAAGTATGGTTTATTTTGTTAGCCTGTCAATTAAATGTCACTCCTGTGATACAAGAAGAatttgtggtttgggtttttttttagagttCCTGTTGTGAAATGTGTTTATAGATGCTACTAAATGACATTTACTATACTGGCTCTTTAATCAGAAAGAACgtgagagaaatgaaagaaaatttgaagAGGAGAGCTGCATTCTGCCTAAAAActtaatttctgtggaaaatatGTCTTACCACCAGCATTCACTGTTACACTCTATGACAATCCAAATCATGAAAATATTGTGGCTGAAGGTGCATTGCATTGGTGTCTTAAGCATGACAGCTACAACCCCACAGTCAATAATCTAACTTCAGCAAAATCCCTGATTTACAAAGTtaccattttccctttttagtGTACTATTTGCCCATCATTTCTCCAACTCAGTAACTTTTGGAGCCATCTTTTGTGtttctgtcttggtttgaaagacagatgtTTGCCAAGAAAGACAGGATTCTCTCTTTGAAGTGGAGAACGTAAACTGcctccctccaaattactataattttgaaattagggggctttcaggcaaagatatagtaataggaataacagttctttaccaggaaaattaaaatagaaatacagtattgcaaagaacaatcccaaaacactgacagagtcagaatacaacctgacaccccgtcagtcagggtgttggtagcagtcccattaaatggtggctgcagtcctcctgcagtggcagatgcggttcagctgaagcagtgctcctgtagaagggtgcagttttcctctgaaggtccagggatgatgtgcaaaggtccagttttcctctggaatccagtggaaaaaggccGCTCTGAtattccaaatctcagtttttatctaggtaggaaaggcttgtcttttccctctggctggagcatctcccagtgggatgatgtgattttatcagtcatacagtgggacttaatggcccaacagcagatgatatcttcctggaggaataATGGggtgtggaaaagataaagatgactccccacctggttttaaagatggcccattagcagagaatatCTCCCATGGAGACAAGGGTCACTACCCCACCTGGTTTTgacagatggtgatagaacacgtacttttggtcacatccaTTAggtattgcaacctaagacagtTTCTCAGCCGTGTTTGGCACATTCAGTATGGGAAAGCTAATGTACTACTACCAGCTTTGTGAAAATACTTGACTGATTATGGGGAGTGGAGATGGGGGGTACAAGTAGCATATCAGCATGTCACCCTGAAGAAGGCTACAGTAGGGGTGCC
Above is a window of Oenanthe melanoleuca isolate GR-GAL-2019-014 chromosome Z, OMel1.0, whole genome shotgun sequence DNA encoding:
- the CHRNA6 gene encoding neuronal acetylcholine receptor subunit alpha-6, producing MHPETWLCCCCPAFCVWAFVFTSLIKDTTACESEERLFHKLFSQYNQFIRPVENVSDPVTVYFELAITQLTNVDEVNQIMETNLWLRHIWNDYKLRWDPRQYDGIEFVRVPADKIWKPDIVLYNNAVGDFQVEGKTKALLRYDGMITWTPPAIFKSSCPMDITFFPFDHQNCSLKFGSWTYDKAKIDLLIIGSKVDMNDFWENSEWEIVDASGYKHDIKYNCCEEIYTDITYSFYIRRLPMFYTINLIIPCLFISFLTVLVFYLPSDCGEKVTLCISVLLSLTVFLLVITETIPSTSLVIPLVGEYLLFTMIFVTLSIVITVFVLNIHYRTPTTHTMPKWVKTIFLSLLPKVLLMQRPLEQQKKITSRKNKKVSDSKLGKSKHSKHKDTKLHKEQRCRHCDKATELPTTKRRLSHQSLKWVAEHTEYSPEVKDVISNVQFIAENMRSQNETKEVEDDWKYVAMVIDRVFLWVFIIICVFGTVGLFIQPLIAKA